One stretch of Actinacidiphila sp. DG2A-62 DNA includes these proteins:
- a CDS encoding MurR/RpiR family transcriptional regulator produces MAGDTGADADGADTGGADTGCDDTGGAESVTRDAGAGDDGPGGAEDSSARLLKLFEAHRLTPTQRRIAHCLVRKAAEAPFLSSVEVAELAGVSQPSVTRFAVALGFDGYPALRRRLREVAPARQPARSAAYNEYQQAVHAEIENLRHLAALLADPAPVARAGALLAASRPLPVLGLRAAGAQARGFAYFAAKVHPDVRLLDEGGTMLADRIDGAARAGASALLCFALPRHPREVVDALGHARAAGLTVVTVADSAFAPVAAHTDLLLPAAVGTGLAFDTACAPMLLGRVLLESMCDDLPDAQARLEEFDAHAAARGLFVD; encoded by the coding sequence ATGGCCGGGGACACGGGCGCGGACGCCGACGGCGCCGACACGGGCGGCGCCGACACGGGCTGCGACGACACGGGCGGCGCCGAGAGCGTCACGCGCGACGCGGGCGCGGGGGACGACGGCCCGGGCGGCGCCGAGGACTCCTCCGCGCGGCTGCTGAAGCTCTTCGAGGCGCACCGGCTCACGCCCACGCAGCGCAGGATCGCGCACTGCCTGGTCCGCAAGGCCGCGGAGGCGCCGTTCCTGTCCAGCGTGGAGGTCGCGGAGCTGGCCGGGGTCAGCCAGCCGTCGGTGACGCGGTTCGCGGTCGCCCTCGGCTTCGACGGCTACCCGGCGCTGCGCCGCCGGCTGCGGGAGGTCGCGCCGGCGCGGCAGCCCGCGCGGTCGGCCGCGTACAACGAGTACCAGCAGGCCGTGCACGCCGAGATCGAGAACCTGCGGCACCTGGCCGCGCTGCTCGCCGACCCCGCGCCGGTGGCCAGGGCGGGCGCGCTGCTCGCCGCCTCCCGGCCGCTGCCGGTGCTGGGTCTGCGGGCGGCCGGCGCGCAGGCCCGCGGCTTCGCGTACTTCGCCGCCAAGGTGCACCCGGACGTACGCCTGCTGGACGAGGGCGGCACGATGCTCGCCGACCGGATCGACGGCGCGGCGCGGGCCGGCGCGAGCGCGCTGCTGTGCTTCGCGCTGCCCCGGCACCCGCGCGAGGTGGTGGACGCGCTCGGCCACGCCAGGGCTGCCGGGCTGACCGTGGTGACCGTCGCGGACAGCGCCTTCGCACCGGTCGCCGCGCACACCGACCTGCTGCTGCCGGCCGCGGTCGGCACCGGGCTGGCCTTCGACACGGCCTGCGCGCCGATGCTGCTCGGCCGGGTGCTCCTGGAGTCGATGTGCGACGACCTGCCGGACGCCCAGGCCCGCCTGGAGGAGTTCGACGCGCACGCGGCGGCCCGCGGCCTCTTCGTCGACTGA
- a CDS encoding cystathionine beta-synthase, whose amino-acid sequence MQFHDSMIDLVGNTPLVRLTSVTEGIQATVLAKVEYFNPGGSVKDRIALRMIEAAERSGELKPGGTIVEPTSGNTGVGLAMVAQRKGYHCVFVCPDKVSTDKINVLRAYGAEVVVCPTAVDPEHPDSYYNVSDRLVRETPNAWKPDQYSNPNNPLSHYHSTGPELWEQTEGRITHFVAGVGTGGTISGTGRYLKEVSDGRVQVIGADPEGSVYSGGSGRPYLVEGVGEDFWPTAYDREVADAIVAVSDKDSFQMTRRLAREEGMLVGGSCGMAVVAALRVAAELGPDDVVVVLLPDSGRGYLSKIFSDEWMSSHGFLDDGEGEPRVADVLADKQGAIPNLVHMHPEETVGQAIEVLREYGVSQMPVVKPGAGHPDVMAAEVIGSVVERDLLDALFSKRATLEDPLDRHLSAPLPQVGSGEPVGDLMAVLERADAAIVLVEGKPTGVVSRQDLLSFLAGHGGGGAV is encoded by the coding sequence GTGCAGTTTCACGACTCGATGATCGACCTCGTCGGCAACACCCCGCTGGTGAGGCTCACCAGCGTGACCGAGGGCATCCAGGCGACCGTCCTGGCCAAGGTCGAGTACTTCAATCCCGGCGGCTCGGTGAAGGACCGCATCGCGCTGCGCATGATCGAGGCCGCGGAGCGCAGCGGCGAGCTGAAGCCCGGCGGCACCATCGTGGAGCCGACGTCCGGCAACACGGGCGTCGGCCTGGCCATGGTCGCCCAGCGCAAGGGCTACCACTGCGTCTTCGTCTGCCCCGACAAGGTGTCCACGGACAAGATCAACGTGCTGCGCGCGTACGGCGCCGAGGTCGTGGTCTGCCCCACCGCGGTGGACCCCGAGCACCCGGACTCGTACTACAACGTGTCCGACCGGCTGGTGCGCGAGACCCCCAACGCGTGGAAGCCCGACCAGTACAGCAACCCCAACAACCCGCTGTCGCACTACCACTCCACCGGCCCCGAGCTGTGGGAGCAGACCGAGGGGCGGATCACCCACTTCGTGGCCGGCGTCGGCACCGGCGGCACCATCTCCGGCACCGGGCGCTACCTGAAGGAGGTCAGCGACGGCCGTGTCCAGGTGATCGGCGCCGACCCCGAGGGCTCGGTCTACAGCGGCGGCTCCGGCCGCCCCTACCTGGTCGAGGGCGTCGGCGAGGACTTCTGGCCCACCGCGTACGACCGCGAGGTGGCCGACGCGATCGTGGCCGTCTCGGACAAGGACTCCTTCCAGATGACCCGGCGGCTGGCCCGCGAGGAGGGCATGCTGGTCGGCGGCTCGTGCGGGATGGCGGTCGTCGCGGCGCTCCGGGTCGCGGCGGAGCTCGGGCCCGACGACGTGGTGGTGGTGCTGCTGCCGGACAGCGGTCGCGGCTACCTGTCGAAGATCTTCAGCGACGAGTGGATGAGCTCGCACGGCTTCCTCGACGACGGGGAGGGCGAGCCGCGGGTCGCCGACGTGCTCGCGGACAAGCAGGGCGCCATCCCGAACCTGGTGCACATGCACCCCGAGGAGACGGTCGGGCAGGCCATCGAGGTGCTGCGCGAGTACGGCGTCTCGCAGATGCCGGTGGTCAAGCCGGGCGCCGGGCACCCGGACGTGATGGCCGCCGAGGTGATCGGCTCGGTGGTGGAACGCGACCTGCTCGACGCGCTGTTCAGCAAGCGGGCCACCCTGGAGGACCCGCTGGACCGGCACCTGTCGGCGCCGCTGCCGCAGGTCGGCTCGGGCGAGCCGGTGGGCGACCTGATGGCGGTGCTGGAGCGCGCGGACGCGGCGATCGTGCTGGTGGAGGGCAAGCCGACGGGCGTGGTCAGCCGCCAGGACCTGCTGTCCTTCCTGGCCGGCCACGGCGGCGGCGGGGCCGTCTGA
- a CDS encoding SGNH/GDSL hydrolase family protein, with amino-acid sequence MSRARVARRIVTAAAYGGGGVGLLGGAAAGLLLTEVRLAKRVVGGSGDVPPRADGRYGSAFAHQGDEPPLRLGFLGDSTAAGQGVRRARETPGALLASGLAAVAERPVRLVNVARPGARSDDLARQVDLLLGVAPARPPQVTGASGLPEPVRPRPPEAVPPDVAVLMIGANDVTHRMPLSTSVRLLSDAVRRLREAGVEVVVGTCPDLGSVEPVYQPLRWLARRASRQLAAAQTIAVVELGGRTVSLGDLLGPEFEARPRELFGPDNFHPSAEGYATAAMAVLPTLCASLGLWPEADERPDARRGEGFLPVDQAAAEAVAEGGTEVTPAQPGAAHRARWALLKRRRRRPLDAPGSGDADRDAPHVEGSSALG; translated from the coding sequence ATGTCGAGGGCGAGGGTGGCACGGCGGATCGTGACCGCGGCGGCGTACGGCGGCGGCGGGGTCGGCCTGCTCGGCGGGGCGGCCGCCGGGCTGCTGCTGACCGAGGTGCGGCTGGCCAAGCGGGTGGTCGGCGGCTCGGGCGACGTGCCGCCGCGGGCCGACGGGCGGTACGGCTCGGCCTTCGCGCACCAGGGCGACGAGCCGCCGCTGCGGCTGGGCTTCCTGGGTGACTCCACGGCCGCCGGGCAGGGGGTGCGCCGGGCCCGCGAGACGCCCGGCGCGCTGCTGGCCTCCGGGCTCGCGGCCGTCGCCGAGCGCCCGGTGCGGCTGGTGAACGTGGCGCGGCCGGGCGCGCGCTCGGACGATCTGGCGCGCCAGGTGGACCTGCTGCTGGGGGTCGCGCCGGCGCGGCCGCCGCAGGTGACCGGCGCGTCGGGGCTGCCGGAGCCGGTGCGCCCGCGACCGCCGGAGGCGGTGCCACCGGACGTGGCGGTGCTGATGATCGGCGCGAACGACGTGACGCACCGGATGCCGCTGTCCACCTCGGTGCGGCTGCTGTCGGACGCGGTGCGCCGGCTGCGCGAGGCCGGCGTCGAGGTGGTCGTGGGCACCTGCCCCGACCTGGGCTCGGTGGAGCCGGTGTACCAGCCGCTGCGCTGGCTGGCCCGGCGGGCGAGCCGGCAGCTCGCGGCGGCGCAGACGATCGCGGTGGTGGAGCTGGGCGGGCGCACGGTCTCGCTCGGCGACCTGCTGGGGCCGGAGTTCGAGGCGCGGCCCCGCGAGCTGTTCGGGCCGGACAACTTCCATCCGTCGGCCGAGGGTTACGCGACCGCGGCGATGGCGGTGCTGCCGACGCTGTGCGCGTCGCTGGGGCTGTGGCCGGAGGCCGACGAGCGGCCGGACGCGCGGCGCGGCGAGGGCTTCCTGCCGGTGGACCAGGCGGCGGCCGAGGCGGTCGCGGAGGGCGGCACCGAGGTCACGCCGGCGCAGCCGGGCGCGGCGCACCGGGCCCGCTGGGCGCTGCTGAAGCGGCGCCGCCGCCGGCCGCTGGACGCGCCCGGCTCGGGGGACGCGGACCGGGACGCGCCGCACGTCGAGGGCTCGTCGGCGCTCGGCTGA
- a CDS encoding NAD(P)/FAD-dependent oxidoreductase, whose amino-acid sequence MSTTERPRILVVGGGYVGLYAARRIMKKMRYGEATVTVVDPRSYMTYQPFLPETAAGSISPRHVVVPLRRVLPGAEVLTGRVTSIDQDRKVASVEPLVGESYELPFDYLVIALGAVSRTFPIPGLAENGIGMKGVEEAIGLRNHVLEQLDKADSTTDEEIRRKALTFVFVGGGFAGAETIGEVEDMARDAAAYYPNVKREDMRFILVDAADKILPEVGPQLGKWGLEHLQERGIEVYLNTSMKSCVDKHVVLANGLEVDASTIVWTAGVKPNPALASFGLPLGPRGHVDTAPTLQVKGTDYIWAAGDNAQIPDLAAGEGAWCPPNAQHALRQAKVLGDNVVSGMRGFPQADYKHANKGAVAGLGLHKGVAMIVLGKKTKIKLKGRIAWYMHRGYHGLAVPTWNRKIRVFADWTLGMFLKREVVSLGAIENPREEFYEAARPPRTQQAAVAAPAAAAGPASAAGSAGSADKTAEKATAS is encoded by the coding sequence ATGAGCACCACGGAGCGTCCTCGTATTCTCGTCGTAGGCGGCGGGTACGTCGGCCTGTACGCGGCGCGCCGCATCATGAAGAAGATGCGGTACGGCGAGGCGACCGTCACGGTCGTCGACCCGCGCTCGTACATGACGTACCAGCCCTTCCTCCCGGAAACCGCAGCCGGCAGCATCTCCCCGCGGCATGTCGTCGTCCCGCTGCGACGCGTGCTGCCCGGGGCCGAGGTGCTCACCGGGCGGGTCACCTCCATCGACCAGGACCGCAAGGTCGCCTCGGTCGAGCCGCTCGTGGGCGAGTCCTACGAGCTGCCCTTCGACTACCTGGTGATCGCGCTGGGCGCGGTCTCCCGCACCTTCCCGATCCCCGGCCTGGCCGAAAACGGCATCGGGATGAAGGGTGTCGAGGAGGCCATCGGCCTGCGCAACCACGTCCTGGAGCAGCTCGACAAGGCCGACTCCACGACGGACGAGGAGATCCGCCGCAAGGCCCTCACCTTCGTCTTCGTCGGCGGCGGCTTCGCCGGCGCGGAGACCATAGGCGAGGTCGAGGACATGGCCCGCGACGCCGCCGCCTACTACCCCAACGTCAAGCGCGAGGACATGCGCTTCATCCTCGTCGACGCCGCGGACAAGATCCTCCCCGAGGTCGGCCCGCAGCTCGGCAAGTGGGGCCTGGAGCACCTCCAGGAGCGCGGCATCGAGGTCTACCTCAACACCTCGATGAAGTCCTGCGTCGACAAGCATGTGGTGCTCGCCAACGGGCTGGAGGTCGACGCGTCCACCATCGTGTGGACCGCGGGCGTCAAGCCCAACCCGGCGCTGGCCTCCTTCGGCCTGCCGCTGGGCCCGCGCGGCCACGTGGACACCGCCCCGACCCTTCAGGTCAAGGGCACCGACTACATCTGGGCCGCGGGCGACAACGCGCAGATCCCGGACCTGGCGGCCGGCGAGGGCGCCTGGTGCCCGCCGAACGCGCAGCACGCGCTGCGCCAGGCCAAGGTCCTCGGCGACAACGTGGTCTCGGGCATGCGGGGCTTCCCGCAGGCCGACTACAAGCACGCGAACAAGGGCGCGGTCGCCGGTCTCGGCCTGCACAAGGGCGTCGCGATGATCGTCCTGGGCAAGAAGACCAAGATCAAGCTCAAGGGCCGCATCGCCTGGTACATGCACCGCGGCTACCACGGCCTGGCGGTGCCCACCTGGAACCGCAAGATCCGGGTCTTCGCGGACTGGACGCTCGGCATGTTCCTCAAGCGCGAGGTGGTCTCGCTCGGCGCGATCGAGAACCCGCGCGAGGAGTTCTACGAGGCCGCGCGTCCGCCGCGGACCCAGCAGGCGGCGGTGGCCGCGCCGGCCGCCGCGGCGGGTCCGGCGAGCGCCGCGGGTTCCGCGGGTTCCGCCGACAAGACGGCCGAGAAGGCCACGGCTTCCTGA